The window GTTCTCGCCGAGATGCCGCACGTTCGCCGGGACCTCGGCCACCCGCCACTCGTCACCCCCACGAGCCAAATCGTCGGCTCCCAGGCTGCGCTGAACGTGATGACCGGAAAGCGGTACTCGGTTGTGAGCTCTGAGACGCGGCGGTACGTCATGGGGCACTATGGCGAGCCGCCCGGGCCCATCAGTGAGGAGATGAAGGCCAAAGTCCTGGGCAAGCGCCAGCCGATCACCTGCCGGCCCGCGGACCTCCTGGACCCAGGGCTCGATCAAGCGCGGAAGGAGCTGGGTGGCCTCGCTCGCAGTGAAGAGGACGTGCTCAGCTATGCCCTCTTTCCCGACGTCGCGAAACGTTTCTTCGAGGAGCGCGACGCCGCGTCTGCTCGCAAACTGCCAGCCGAAGCCAGGTAATGGCTGGATCGACTACTCCATCGAATTCGTAACCAATGGGCCGTATTTCGATCTATAGTTAATCAGGGGCAATAGGACTCACAAGCCCCGAGAACACTGTTGGATCGGAGGTCCAAAAATGACGAGCAGCAACGTTGGCCTTGGGACGTTCCTCACGTTCCTCTTCATGGTTGGCGCGTCTGCCTGGTTCTGGGTGCACCTGCGCTACGCGCTGTTTGGCCAGCACGCGACCGGGCAGTGGCTCGCAGACCATCGCGGCATTCAGCTCCTGCGACTCGGCGGAATCCCATTCGCGGTGGCGGTGTTCGGCGAGATCTACGCGCCCATTGGTGGAACTCTGGCCGGCTTCCACCCGATCACCGCGTTCGTGTGCGCGCTCATCGGCGTCGTCATCGACTGGATCCTGTACGGAATCGGCGAGGGACTGAGCCATGCGATGCCGTCCGAGGTCGCTGAACCCGCGCAGCTCCGACGAGCGGCCTGAGTCTCATGCTGAGAGCCGCGGACGATCAGTGCAACGCACTGAGGCAGCGCGGCTAGCCCCGAGAAGCCGAGCCAGCGACGGCGAGAGCGCCCCACGAGCGAGGGAGCCATAGCCCGGGCTGTGCTACGGTGGGGGAGTCGACCTCGACAACGTTCACGCCGGGGTCGGGAAGAAAAAGCCGCTAATCGATCGGAAGAGAGACGAATAGGGATATGGTCCTCCGGAGCGAAAGACAGAACGGGCGCCCGTAGCTCCTCGCAAGCGGAGCTGCGGACACGCCGCTCCGGAGGATCGCGGGCTGCGATCCGCGCGATTCCCGCCGGTGTTCACTGGCCGGGGTCCGCGCCAGCCGGTCCGCGCCGAAGCGACCCCCTCTACCAGCACGCGGGCACGGGATTGTCGCGAGCCTCCTCCAGCGTCGAGGTCGGATGAAATTGGCTCGCCGGCCGCGGACGGTCGCCCCGGCCGACCTGGTCCATGTTGCAGTACAGCTCGACGTGGTAGCCGTCCGGGTCATCGAATGAGACGTCGATGTTGCACCCTGCGCCCTTGCGCCCCTCGCTGCGGATGGGAACGCCTCGGGACTTGAGGAATTCGCGGATGGCGAATAGCTCGTCGATGTGTCCCACTTCCAGCGCGAAGTGGGAAAGCTGCAGGTATTCCGGCGGCGGCATCTGCCCGCCGGGCCGCGAGAACAGCGCGACGGTGTGGTGATCGCCGCACGCATTGAGAAAGACCATCTGGCGATCCGGACGCTTCTCCCAGTCCGACACGCGAAAGTTCAGGATCTCGGTGTAGAACTGCACGCTGCGCTCGATGTCGGACACCCACAACACGACGTGGCCGAGCTTCCGCACTTGCACGGGGCTCTTCGTGCCGATCGACTGGTCGATCGCCTGCATGACGGTCTGCGCCATGGTTCTGTTCTCCCTTCGGCGCGTCGTAGCGCGCCGTGACTGATCGCATCCAGTGTAGCGGGCGGAGCGCGACCGCACAATCGCGATCAGGGTCCCCCATTCCCCACGGATCGGCGCCGATAGTCCGCACACCCATGCCGCCTCCTCCTTGATTTGGCGCCATCGCAGTTTCGTTGCACAGCCATAGTGCACTGCCTTGCAGAGTTCAGCCATCCCAGAAACATGGGGATGCTCGCGCAAGCCACCCGACATTTCTGGGGAATGCGCGATGACGCCCGCTGGCTACAATTCCGGCCATGGACCGAGAACGCCTCCGCCGCACGGGCGACACAATCGTGCGGCCGGCGCACGCGAACCTCGACTCGGTCACGTTCGCGGCGGAAGCCACTGAGTCGCTGAGGCGCGTGATCGGGTTCGACCGCAGTTGCTGGTGCACGGATGATCCGGGCGCGGTCCTATGCACCGGCGGTCTCAATCAGGGGTTGGGCTGCTCAGGCGCGTGGCTCGCCAGATACGCGTCCGTGGAGGATGACGTCAATCAGTGGTGGTTTCTCGCTCGCAGCGGGCGCCGCCGGGCTCAGGGCCGGCGCCTGAAGAGGCGGGCGACGACGGAGATCGCGCTGACCTCTCTCTCGCCCTATACGGTCCAGGATTCTTTCACGTCGACCTTCGATAAGGAGGGTGCGGACCCGCGGCGAGCCCGTGGGTCAAATCTTTCTCCAGCACGCCGTCCCGCGCTGGGAGGACATGACGGTACCGCCCGCTGGATGGTTCGCGAAGGGTGCCCCGACGCGAGCGGTGTGTCACGGATAGGCCGCGTGGTGTCTGCGCATCGCTTGGAAGCTCCGGCGGACGATCGAGGTGTCCGGTGAGCGAGACGAGTGCGCCACCGAGCTTTTCGGCGCACATCGTGCGCCGTGCCGTTACCCTCGTGGCCATTGGCATCGTTCTGTACGCGGCCATCGCCTTCTTCGCCGACGCGGGAAAGATCGCCGGTGCCCTCGCTGTCTTTTGGTGGCCAGCCCTCCCCGCGGCCATCGCCCTCACCCTGTGCAACTACGGGCTGCGATTCGCGAAGTGGCAGTATTTCCTGCACGTAGTCGACGCTGAAGTTCCCGCGCGCCCCAGCCTGGGGATCTTTCTGGTCGGGCTCGGCATGGCGATTACGCCGGGGAAAGTGGGTGAATTCTTCAAGAGCCACCTTCTCCGTGAGGCTTTTGGGATTCCGATGAGCGTTTCGGCTCCCATCGTTGTCGCCGATCGACTGACGGACCTGCTTGCGATGCTGATTCTCGCCCTCGGGGGCCTCGTGAGCCGCGAGGGCGGGCCAGCCCTAGCCGCGGCCGTCTTCGCAGGATGCTTGGGCGGCATTCAGCTCCTTCGATGGCGCACGGGCGCGGAGTGGGCCCTCGACATTTTGGGGCGCGCGCCGATTCTCACGCCCCGGGCAAGCCACCTCCGGTCGCTGTACGAGAGCGCCTATCTCATGTTCGCTCCAAGACCGCTGACCCTCGCCACGCTGCTGAGTACGATCGCCTGGTTCGCGGAGTGCCTGGCCCTCGCCGTCATCCTCTACGGCCTCGGCCACGCGGCGAGCTGGTCCCTCGTCGGCGCCGCCACCTCGTCGTACGCGCTTGCGACCCTGATCGGGGCCATCACCTTGCTTCCCGGCGGTCTCGGGGCCCAGGAGCTGAGCCTGGCGAGCCTGCTCGCCTTCGCGCTGATCGGGATCTCGCGCGAGGCGGCGGCGTTCGCCACGATCCTCGTCCGCCTCGTGACCTTCTGGTTCGGCATCGCCATCGGACTGACCGCGCTCGGGCTACGACTTCGGGCGGACCGGCTGCTCGCAACCGGTGCCGTGCCGATCGCCGAGGACTGATTCGCGGAAGGAGGCGCCGTGGAGTTCGACATCGGACGTGCACGGTCCACGACGGTTCGGGACCGGATTCGCCACGTGGCGATAGAGATCCTCGAACGGCACCCCGAGGGTGTTCGGTACAGCGAGCTGGTACGGATGATCATGGAGGCCGATCCGACGTTCAACCTTCACACGGTCAGCGGCTACATCGCCGACCCGGAACAGACGTTTCCCGGCACGGTGTACCGACCGTCCCGGGGTGTCTTCCGATTGGTTGCCTTTCAGTCTCCGCAGGAATCCGCCGAAGGGCACGGCGCGGCGCCGGCGGAGATGGATGGCGACCGGGCAGTCGAACTCGAGCCGGCGCTAGACGCCGACTGGGTCCAGATCGGCCTCACGGCCGCGGCGATCCTCGCCGCCATGCTACTCGTGGGCCTCGCGACCGGCTACCTCGTCTGGGCCGGAATGGGCGCGTAGCTGGCGATCCTAGCCGCGACGGCTTCGGCCTCGAGCCATCGGCGATGAGCCGCGTCGTCGCGCACGTCCGCTTGATCCACCCCTTTCCCGCGCTCACGGTGTCGGCCACCGGGTTCGGGATCGCGCTGGTCGCCGCGCCGCTGCAGTGGGATGCGGCTCTGCGCATCCTGGCGATGATTCTCGCCAGCCAGGTGGCGATCGGGTCGTTCAACGAGTACTGCGACGCGCCCGTGGACGCCATTGGCCAGCCGTGGAAGCCCATCCCCGCCGGGCTCCTCACACGGCGGGACGCGCTGGTGCAGGCGACCGCCGGTCTCGTCGCGTGCCTCGCGATTGCAGCGTCGTTCGGAGCTGTCACGGCGGCGATCGCGGTCGCAGGGTGCGCCATCGGCGGCCTCTACGACTCCGCGCTGAAGCGCACGCCGTGGAGCTGGCTGCCGTACGTCGTGGACGTGCCGCTCCTTCCGATCTGGGCGTGGTCCGCGGCCGGCGTGCTGACGGCGGACCTGATTTGGATCTACCCGGTGGGTGGGCTACTCGCCCTGAGCGCGCACATCGCCAATGCGATCCCTGACGACGCCGAAGACCGATCGACGGGCGCCCACACCATCGTGCAGCAGCTCGGCATGGAGCGCGCGCTGGCGCTCCTCCGGGTGAGCTTCCTCGGCGCCGGACTGCTGGGCGCGCTCACCATCCTTCCGTCCCACTTTTCCCTTCCGCTCCTCACGATCGGCGCCGGCGCCGGCGCTGTCGGTTTGGTCGGCGTCTGGCTCATGGGGCGCGCCGATCGCCGACGGCTTGCGTTTCGGCTCATCGCCCTGGCGGCCGGCTTACTGGCGATCGGTGCGGCGGTCGCGGTCCGTTAGATGCATGTCCGCGGCGTGCGTCGACGGGCGCAGCACGAACGGCTTATTGGGCGTGCTTCGACGGGCGTGCTCTGTGCAGTGCCGGATGGGCCAACCACCGTCGACTCCCGACGGAGCCTCGGACGCGCTACCCTTTCGTGTCCCACTCGTAGGCATTCCAGGCCTGCGTGCCGTTCGACCCGCCCGCGCCGACGTTTACCAGGCGGTTACTGATGAGCGTTGGCGCCGCGTCGTAGAAGATTGGGAGGATGACCAGGTTCTCCGATACATGCTTCACGATCTGGCCCATGACGCCCATGCGCTCCGTGGTAGGGATCGTCGTGAAATACCGCTCCACCAGCGAGTCCAGGTCCGCGTTCCGGTAGCGCGATCGATTGCCGGTCACTCGGAACTCGTTCTCCGGCAGGGGGATCCGCGCGATCTGAAGGTTGGGGAGACCCCGCTCGTCGGGCGGGTTCCGGTTCAGCTCGAACCCCGGAAACGTGGCCCGATATGGCAGGTCCTGCGCCTGCTGCCGCGGCACCAGGACGGGCGTACCGGTGAGGCCAACCTGCTTCCAGTCGTCCAGGGAGGCCAGAAGGATCTTCTCGCGCAGGTCGTCCCCTGCCGTCGTCCGGATCTCGATGACGAGCGGCTTCCCACTCCGATCCATCAGTGCGCCGTCCGACCCTCGCGTATACCCGAGCCCAGCCAGCAGCTCTGCCGCCTTCCGCGGGTCGTACGGGTAGTGGGTCACTGCCCGCGCCTCGATCTCCTTGTACTGCGGCTGGCCCGGCAACAGCCAGCTATCGGCCACGCTGCTCTGCCCCGGTAGCAGCTCGTCCACGAGCTGCTGCCGATCGATCGCCTGCAGGACCGCTTGCCGAAACTGCAGGTTCAGCATGATGGGCGGGTTCGGGTCGATGAATTGCGGGTAGAGGGCGACCCAGGAGCTGTACTGCAGGTCCATGTGGCCCGCGCCACGCCACGCATCGACGATCTGGCCGGCTTGCGGGCCGGAGATGCTCCGCCCCAGCACGACCTCCACGCTCCCAGCCAGCAGGTTCGCG is drawn from Chloroflexota bacterium and contains these coding sequences:
- a CDS encoding peptide ABC transporter substrate-binding protein; translation: MHRAMVSFAPFISLVVLALGCGPQLSGGPERNDSARSTGVKRIVAAVQDDIPMVYQKLNPSSRFRGVDGVQDLVAAGLTQANRSGESIAELAEASPSVENGLWILAPDGTMELTWHIKPGARWHDGVPFTADDLVFTLQVMRDPDLPIFGDAAYNFISGIMALDPQTVTVSWNRPFIHADWLFSTQLALPIAKHALEPAYRERKAGFTDEPYWGQEYVGAGPYKLKEWQLGSHLVVSAFDGFVLGRPKVDEIEVRFIPDDETLAANLLAGSVEVVLGRSISGPQAGQIVDAWRGAGHMDLQYSSWVALYPQFIDPNPPIMLNLQFRQAVLQAIDRQQLVDELLPGQSSVADSWLLPGQPQYKEIEARAVTHYPYDPRKAAELLAGLGYTRGSDGALMDRSGKPLVIEIRTTAGDDLREKILLASLDDWKQVGLTGTPVLVPRQQAQDLPYRATFPGFELNRNPPDERGLPNLQIARIPLPENEFRVTGNRSRYRNADLDSLVERYFTTIPTTERMGVMGQIVKHVSENLVILPIFYDAAPTLISNRLVNVGAGGSNGTQAWNAYEWDTKG
- a CDS encoding VOC family protein, with the translated sequence MAQTVMQAIDQSIGTKSPVQVRKLGHVVLWVSDIERSVQFYTEILNFRVSDWEKRPDRQMVFLNACGDHHTVALFSRPGGQMPPPEYLQLSHFALEVGHIDELFAIREFLKSRGVPIRSEGRKGAGCNIDVSFDDPDGYHVELYCNMDQVGRGDRPRPASQFHPTSTLEEARDNPVPACW
- a CDS encoding lysylphosphatidylglycerol synthase transmembrane domain-containing protein, with the protein product MSETSAPPSFSAHIVRRAVTLVAIGIVLYAAIAFFADAGKIAGALAVFWWPALPAAIALTLCNYGLRFAKWQYFLHVVDAEVPARPSLGIFLVGLGMAITPGKVGEFFKSHLLREAFGIPMSVSAPIVVADRLTDLLAMLILALGGLVSREGGPALAAAVFAGCLGGIQLLRWRTGAEWALDILGRAPILTPRASHLRSLYESAYLMFAPRPLTLATLLSTIAWFAECLALAVILYGLGHAASWSLVGAATSSYALATLIGAITLLPGGLGAQELSLASLLAFALIGISREAAAFATILVRLVTFWFGIAIGLTALGLRLRADRLLATGAVPIAED
- a CDS encoding UbiA family prenyltransferase; translation: MSRVVAHVRLIHPFPALTVSATGFGIALVAAPLQWDAALRILAMILASQVAIGSFNEYCDAPVDAIGQPWKPIPAGLLTRRDALVQATAGLVACLAIAASFGAVTAAIAVAGCAIGGLYDSALKRTPWSWLPYVVDVPLLPIWAWSAAGVLTADLIWIYPVGGLLALSAHIANAIPDDAEDRSTGAHTIVQQLGMERALALLRVSFLGAGLLGALTILPSHFSLPLLTIGAGAGAVGLVGVWLMGRADRRRLAFRLIALAAGLLAIGAAVAVR